A genomic window from Nasonia vitripennis strain AsymCx chromosome 4 unlocalized genomic scaffold, Nvit_psr_1.1 chr4_random0009, whole genome shotgun sequence includes:
- the LOC103315759 gene encoding uncharacterized protein LOC103315759: MMLTLKTCRIKIGLELVGYVCSVEAPVQQKSFDLFKFGLSNGTKKVMCLIWGKELIDRHQPQVLLNRRLHVNKGLCKSSKFPKLLESQGFLPYEIIIQPNTTFNFFGVHTMLAGPPVVPPRQVNFDTIRDVEGKISIDGHIKAEFSPTASRYQNATYACGSITDGVHKIIVNISNYTVPVEVTRGMAVTVIGNIVNDPSIPLTISCADSTLITLREEEPLPELDLLRANRTLKRRTPPE; this comes from the exons ATGATGCTGACTTTGAAGACTTGCAGGATAAAGATAGGACT GGAATTGGTTGGATATGTTTGTTCCGTTGAGGCTCCGGTTCAGCAGAAATCATttgatttattcaaatttggATTGAGTAACGGAACAAAGAAAGTAATGTGTCTGATATGGGGTAAGGAGTTGATCGACAGACACCAACCACAAGTTCTGCTTAACAGG AGACTTCATGTGAATAAAGGCTTATGCAAGTCATCGAAATTTCCAAAGCTGCTCGAGTCTCAAGGATTCTTGCCGTATGAAATAATCATACAACCCAACACAACTTTTAATTTCTTCGGAGTTCATACCATGTTGGCTGGACCACCTGTTGTACCGCCAAGGCAAGTCAACTTCGATACCATCAGGGATGTTGAGGGAAAGATAT ccATCGATGGACACATAAAAGCAGAATTTTCACCTACTGCCAGTCGCTATCAAAATGCTACGTACGCTTGTGGTTCTATAACAGATGGCGtgcataaaattattgtcaataTCTCAAATTATACCGTGCCTGTAGAAGTGACCAGAGGAATGGCAGTTACCGTCATCGGAAATATTGTCAATGACCCAa gtATACCTTTAACTATTTCTTGCGCAGACTCTACTTTGATAACACTACGTGAGGAGGAACCACTGCCAGAACTAGATTTATTACGAGCGAACAGAACATTGAAAAGAAGAACTCCTCCGGAGTAA